GTCGGCGCCCTGCCTGGGGCCGGGCGTATCGGCGCCGTGAACGACCTTGCCGTCGAAGACAAAGGGCATGCGCGGCACGCGCACGCTCTTGTCGTCCTTTACCGTGATCTCGGCCCAGAGATCACGCTCGATGAAATGGGGCTCTTCGAGGACTTCGTCCAGAAGCAGCACCGGCTCGACGCAGCAGTCCACGTCCTTGAGCAGCGCGCGCCATTCTTCGAAAGTCTTCGAGGCGAAGAGCTCTTTCATCTGCTCGTAATATTTCTGCCCGTCCTTGGCATCGGTAAATGCCGCGCCCATGAGGTCGGGGCGCTCGACTGCCTTGATAAAGGCCGACCAGAACTTGGGCTCGAGCGCGCCCATGCTCATGTGGCGCCCGTCGCTGGTCTCATAGACGGTGTAGGCGCAAATTTTTCCGGCCAGCAGCATCTCACCCGTCCGCGGCGCGGGGGTGTCCGCCTTGGCCATGCGCTCGCACGCAAAATTTGCCAGGTGGGGCCCCAGAATCGCGAAAGCGCCATCGGTCATGGAAGTGTCGATAAAGGCGCCCTCACCGGACGTCTGCGCCTGATGGAGCGCCGCGAGGATGCCCACTGCGCCAAAGAGCGCGCCGGCTGCCACGTCAGCGACCTGCACGCCCGAG
This Chrysiogenia bacterium DNA region includes the following protein-coding sequences:
- a CDS encoding CoA transferase, whose product is LVREADILVESFRPGVMDKLGVGYETLKKENKKLIYCCISGYGWSGPLKDAAGHDNNYLSYAGVLGVSGERDRRPSLSGVQVADVAAGALFGAVGILAALHQAQTSGEGAFIDTSMTDGAFAILGPHLANFACERMAKADTPAPRTGEMLLAGKICAYTVYETSDGRHMSMGALEPKFWSAFIKAVERPDLMGAAFTDAKDGQKYYEQMKELFASKTFEEWRALLKDVDCCVEPVLLLDEVLEEPHFIERDLWAEITVKDDKSVRVPRMPFVFDGKVVHGADTPGPRQGADTADFLKESGLTEDEIEALKKAGAVS